A window of Plutella xylostella chromosome 19, ilPluXylo3.1, whole genome shotgun sequence contains these coding sequences:
- the LOC105398159 gene encoding ATP-dependent RNA helicase vasa isoform X2: MDEWDDDVAVSTPAYNNKIDEGHSLSRGRGFSSFDNDDDLHKDSNGFGDRRGRGGRGGGRGRGGRGGRGGFNRDGDTNGGGGGDFDDEDRGDGFRGERGRGRGRGGRGGGRGGRDGDGGGRFNNDDDDRPQPELDENGEPKKPPVTYVPPEPTEDEGEIFGSSISSGINFDKFDHIAVKVSGENPPKPIDSFETAGLRKYVLDNILKSKYTKPTPIQKHAIPIITEGRDLMGCAQTGSGKTAAFLLPIINILLQDPRELVVGPSGCAQPQVVIVSPTRELTLQIFNEARKFAHGSVLKIAVAYGGTAVRHQGDSIARGCHILVATPGRLHDFVDRNRVSFESVRFVVLDEADRMLDMGFMPSVEKMMEHPNMAPKNDRQTLMFSATFPEDIQHLAARFLNNYLFVAVGIVGGASADVTQVFHEVTKYEKQATLKKLIEDNEGKRVLVFVETKRTADFIAAMLSEQQHLTSSIHGDRLQQEREEALHNFKSGKHCILVATAVAARGLDIKNVDIVVNYDLPKSIDEYVHRIGRTGRVGNRGQAVSFYDSEKDSALLADLSKILRQAEQNVPDFLQGGGDSSYRGSKYGGSDVRNFNSASAATAGNEPEEEW; this comes from the exons CAGGGGGTTCTCTTCATTCGACAATGATgatg ATCTGCACAAAGACAGTAATGGCTTTGGGGATCGGCGGGGTCGCGGGGGCCgaggcggggggcgcgggcgcggtgGCCGCGGGGGCCGGGGCGGCTTCAACCGCGACGGAGACACCAACGGAGGAGGAG GCGGCGACTTCGACGACGAAGACCGTGGTGACGGTTTCCGTGGCGAGCGAGGCcgtgggcgcgggcggggcgggcgcgggggcgggcggggcggccGCGACGGTGACGGCGGCGGCCGCTTCAACAACGACGACGACGACAGACCGCAGCCGGAACTAGACGAGAATGGCGAACCCAAGAAGCCCCCAGTAACGTACGTGCCGCCCGAACCCACCGAGGACGAAGGAGAGATCTTCGGCAGCTCCATCAGCTCCGGCATCAACTTTGATAAGTTTGATCACATTGCCGTTAAG GTCAGTGGAGAGAACCCGCCTAAACCCATAGACAGCTTCGAGACGGCCGGTCTGCGGAAGTACGTTCTGGACAACATCCTCAAGTCGAAGTACACGAAGCCGACGCCCATCCAGAAGCACGCCATCCCCATCATCACCGAGGGCCGCGACCTCATGGGCTGCGCGCAGACTGGCTCCGGGAAAAcg GCTGCCTTCTTGTTGCCCATCATAAACATCCTGCTGCAAGACCCGCGCGAACTAGTCGTGGGACCCAGTGGCTGCGCCCAACCTCAG GTAGTGATAGTGTCCCCGACGCGCGAGCTGACGCTGCAGATCTTCAACGAGGCGCGCAAGTTCGCGCACGGCTCCGTGCTCAAGATCGCCGTCGCGTACGGCGGCACCGCCGTGCGCCACCAGGGGGATAGCATCGCT CGCGGCTGCCACATCCTGGTGGCGACGCCGGGGCGGCTGCACGACTTCGTGGACCGCAACCGCGTGTCGTTCGAGAGCGTGCGCTTCGTGGTGCTGGACGAGGCCGACCGCATGCTCGACATGGGCTTCATGCCCAGCGTGGAGAAGATGATGGAACACCCCAACATGGCGCCTAAG AATGACCGTCAAACGCTGATGTTCTCGGCGACGTTCCCGGAGGACATCCAGCACCTGGCGGCGCGCTTCCTCAACAACTACCTGTTCGTGGCGGTCGGCATCGTGGGCGGCGCCTCGGCCGACGTCACGCAGGTCTTCCACGAGGTCACCAAGTACGAGAAGCAGGCCACGCTCAAGAAACTCATCGAGGATAATG AGGGCAAACGCGTCCTAGTCTTCGTGGAGACCAAGCGCACGGCGGACTTCATCGCGGCGATGCTGTCGGAGCAGCAGCACCTGACGTCGTCCATCCACGGCGACCGGCTGCAGCAGGAGCGCGAGGAGGCGCTGCACAACTTCAAGAGCGGCAAGCACTGCATACTGGTGGCTACGGCCGTCGCCGCAAGAGGGCTTG ATATAAAGAACGTGGACATCGTGGTGAACTACGACCTGCCGAAGAGCATCGACGAGTACGTGCACCGCATCGGGCGCACGGGCCGCGTGGGCAACCGCGGCCAGGCCGTCTCCTTCTACGACTCGGAGAAG GACAGCGCGCTGCTCGCGGACCTCAGCAAGATCCTGCGGCAGGCAGAGCAGAACGTGCCCGACTTCCTGCAGGGCGGCGGCGACTCCAGCTATCGCGGCAGCAAGTACGGAGGCAGCGACGTGCGA AACTTCAACAGCGCATCGGCTGCGACTGCTGGCAATGAGCCCGAAGAAGAATGGTAG
- the LOC105398159 gene encoding ATP-dependent RNA helicase vasa isoform X1: MDEWDDDVAVSTPAYNNKIDEGHSLSRGRGFSSFDNDDDLHKDSNGFGDRRGRGGRGGGRGRGGRGGRGGFNRDGDTNGGGGGDFDDEDRGDGFRGERGRGRGRGGRGGGRGGRDGDGGGRFNNDDDDRPQPELDENGEPKKPPVTYVPPEPTEDEGEIFGSSISSGINFDKFDHIAVKVSGENPPKPIDSFETAGLRKYVLDNILKSKYTKPTPIQKHAIPIITEGRDLMGCAQTGSGKTAAFLLPIINILLQDPRELVVGPSGCAQPQVVIVSPTRELTLQIFNEARKFAHGSVLKIAVAYGGTAVRHQGDSIARGCHILVATPGRLHDFVDRNRVSFESVRFVVLDEADRMLDMGFMPSVEKMMEHPNMAPKNDRQTLMFSATFPEDIQHLAARFLNNYLFVAVGIVGGASADVTQVFHEVTKYEKQATLKKLIEDNEGKRVLVFVETKRTADFIAAMLSEQQHLTSSIHGDRLQQEREEALHNFKSGKHCILVATAVAARGLDIKNVDIVVNYDLPKSIDEYVHRIGRTGRVGNRGQAVSFYDSEKDSALLADLSKILRQAEQNVPDFLQGGGDSSYRGSKYGGSDVRGNEWNFNSASAATAGNEPEEEW; encoded by the exons CAGGGGGTTCTCTTCATTCGACAATGATgatg ATCTGCACAAAGACAGTAATGGCTTTGGGGATCGGCGGGGTCGCGGGGGCCgaggcggggggcgcgggcgcggtgGCCGCGGGGGCCGGGGCGGCTTCAACCGCGACGGAGACACCAACGGAGGAGGAG GCGGCGACTTCGACGACGAAGACCGTGGTGACGGTTTCCGTGGCGAGCGAGGCcgtgggcgcgggcggggcgggcgcgggggcgggcggggcggccGCGACGGTGACGGCGGCGGCCGCTTCAACAACGACGACGACGACAGACCGCAGCCGGAACTAGACGAGAATGGCGAACCCAAGAAGCCCCCAGTAACGTACGTGCCGCCCGAACCCACCGAGGACGAAGGAGAGATCTTCGGCAGCTCCATCAGCTCCGGCATCAACTTTGATAAGTTTGATCACATTGCCGTTAAG GTCAGTGGAGAGAACCCGCCTAAACCCATAGACAGCTTCGAGACGGCCGGTCTGCGGAAGTACGTTCTGGACAACATCCTCAAGTCGAAGTACACGAAGCCGACGCCCATCCAGAAGCACGCCATCCCCATCATCACCGAGGGCCGCGACCTCATGGGCTGCGCGCAGACTGGCTCCGGGAAAAcg GCTGCCTTCTTGTTGCCCATCATAAACATCCTGCTGCAAGACCCGCGCGAACTAGTCGTGGGACCCAGTGGCTGCGCCCAACCTCAG GTAGTGATAGTGTCCCCGACGCGCGAGCTGACGCTGCAGATCTTCAACGAGGCGCGCAAGTTCGCGCACGGCTCCGTGCTCAAGATCGCCGTCGCGTACGGCGGCACCGCCGTGCGCCACCAGGGGGATAGCATCGCT CGCGGCTGCCACATCCTGGTGGCGACGCCGGGGCGGCTGCACGACTTCGTGGACCGCAACCGCGTGTCGTTCGAGAGCGTGCGCTTCGTGGTGCTGGACGAGGCCGACCGCATGCTCGACATGGGCTTCATGCCCAGCGTGGAGAAGATGATGGAACACCCCAACATGGCGCCTAAG AATGACCGTCAAACGCTGATGTTCTCGGCGACGTTCCCGGAGGACATCCAGCACCTGGCGGCGCGCTTCCTCAACAACTACCTGTTCGTGGCGGTCGGCATCGTGGGCGGCGCCTCGGCCGACGTCACGCAGGTCTTCCACGAGGTCACCAAGTACGAGAAGCAGGCCACGCTCAAGAAACTCATCGAGGATAATG AGGGCAAACGCGTCCTAGTCTTCGTGGAGACCAAGCGCACGGCGGACTTCATCGCGGCGATGCTGTCGGAGCAGCAGCACCTGACGTCGTCCATCCACGGCGACCGGCTGCAGCAGGAGCGCGAGGAGGCGCTGCACAACTTCAAGAGCGGCAAGCACTGCATACTGGTGGCTACGGCCGTCGCCGCAAGAGGGCTTG ATATAAAGAACGTGGACATCGTGGTGAACTACGACCTGCCGAAGAGCATCGACGAGTACGTGCACCGCATCGGGCGCACGGGCCGCGTGGGCAACCGCGGCCAGGCCGTCTCCTTCTACGACTCGGAGAAG GACAGCGCGCTGCTCGCGGACCTCAGCAAGATCCTGCGGCAGGCAGAGCAGAACGTGCCCGACTTCCTGCAGGGCGGCGGCGACTCCAGCTATCGCGGCAGCAAGTACGGAGGCAGCGACGTGCGA GGGAATGAATGG AACTTCAACAGCGCATCGGCTGCGACTGCTGGCAATGAGCCCGAAGAAGAATGGTAG